The DNA segment GGGGCTTGGCCTTCTCACCTCTTCTGCATCCAAGCGCACTGGGTGAGCTCCTACCACAGTGTTTGTGCTATTTGATTCCAGGGCTCCataacagcagcacaggctctTCTACACTGCAAGCATCAAGATTCCTTATGAGGAGGTGTTTAATGTCAGAGTCTGGCTATCATAACTCAGCTATCAACCCCTAAACCCCAGCAGCCCCTGCCAGAACCCCAAAACACCACCCTTATGGCTTTGTGCTGTTCCCAATGACCCTGCTGGACCCAACCCCAGCCCCTCACCTCTTGCTCTTGCCTCCCAACAGGATGCTGCCGGCCATGCAGTGCCCGGACAGGCTGCACACAGAGGTGTGTCTGCATCTCTGCTGGGGCACTGCTCATCCTCGCTGCCATCGTGGCCTTGGCAGTGGCACTGGGGCTCCGGCCATGGGCACCAGGTTGGTATCACAAGAGCTGCTATTTCTTTGTTAAGAAAGGCATAAAATGATGTGGCATGGAAAGAGCCTTCATGTTCATCACTGTGAGGTGATGCTTCCAGTGCAGACCTGGAGGAAGGACAAGGACCAGCAGGGTGATGTGGGGCTGTGCCGGCATTGCACAGCCTGAGTCACCACCAGCCCTTTGTGCTGTTCCACAGGGCTGTGGTAGCTCTGGATGGCACTTCAGATGACTGGTACTGTTTTCAGGCTCTGCCATGAACCAACCACAGATTAATCCTGGCCCCTGGTTACTTCCAGAACAAAAAATGGATTTCGGaaatcccccttttcccccttgaTCACACCGTGAAAATGATGGGAAATAAAGTGTTTCTTGCTTTCCCTTCAGTGACCCGCTTTTGTGCAGCCTCCAACAACCGGACAGGCTTCTTGTGTGATGAcagagctgcctgcatccctgccagcCAGGTCTGTGACAGAGCCAGCAACTGCAGGAACGGGGAGGATGAGCAGGAGATGCTCTGTGGTGAGTGCCTCTGTCGTGACTGTATCCCCGTGCTGGTGTTGCTGCTGTGAGGCAGAGCAGCCGCTGTACCTCTAACCCTGCTCCGTGCTTCTGGCTGCGTATGTGAGCAGATAAACCTGGTAGATCATTTGCAGGGCAGATGCTGAGAGCTGGCACTGCCCAAATCCTAGCGGGAATGCCGGGAATTGCACTCCAAGCTCCTCTGATCTTCCCTTTTGAATGCCGTTAACCCATGGTGCAGTTCTCCCCCATTGGTTAAACTGTTTTCCTACAGGGTTCATTTCTTGTCCAAATACCCTGGAAAAAGTCACTAATGCAGAAGCCTGGAGCACCCAGACCCAGTTTCCAGCTCAGACACTGtgtccctttccctccccagccaCAGTTTCCCCATCTGTGGTGCCATTCACCCCTGGACACCGCACAAGGGAATGACTGCTTACCCCTTCTGATGTCAGCAGCCTTTGGTACCTGCCATCTCAACGTTAGCCAGCACATCCATGTCCTGTGTGTCCCTCGTAGGTGACTGGCCCCACAGCCTGCCGGGATACCTGGTTTTCCGCTGCAGTAACTCCAAGTACTGGATCTATGCCGACAAGAGGTGTAATGGGATGAATGACTGTGGAGACTGCTCGGATGAGATGGGGAGCTGTGAGTCTCTCATCTGGCTTCTGTTGGGAAAAAGGTCTCTCCTGCTGATGGATTAAGATGGGTTGTACAGGTGTGGTGctcactggtgctgctggaaaCACCTGGAGGCTGGCACCCATTGCTAAAGCACAAAATAGCTGAGATAGGATGTATGAACCATGAGGGCTCCATCCCACCAGCTGCCAAGAGCTCTGTGTCAAACCTGGTGGCAATTGAGAGGGGAAAGGCTCCGTGCTTTGTTCCTAGCCCCAAAAGTCACTCCTCTTCTGTGGCTTGCTGAGCATGGAGCAATTCTCATAATGATAAGCAGCTGTAGGCAGCAGTGACCATTCAAATTGGCCTTTGTTTGTTGCTCAGGAGATGGGTACATCTGAGAGCTGGGGGGCTGAGTGTGCTCAGCAGCTTCAAAGCCAGCTACCTAGATCCTTCTCTTGGTCAGATGAGCAGCAGATTTGTTCCTAAGTCACCCTCCCCCCTGGTTTTGAGCTCTCCCTAGAGTAGCTTGCTAACCAGAAATCCATTACAGCTAGCTGTTCCTCCCAGGATGGCACATCTGCCATGAAAGTTGTGTTTATTGTCATGCTCCTTGGTTGTCTCCCACAAGAGCATCAAGCAAGTGTCCCCTTTGGTGGGTTCACAGTGGCAATGTTATCACTCTTCAGTAGTTGCAGGGGATGGAAGGGTGGCTGCCAGTgtaaggagggagggaaggggtcaGTGCAGCAGAAGCATTCCTGTTCCCTGTTTTCCATccctcccagcagctgcctgccccCTGTGCGGGTCGGATTGGtggagctgcagccctgtgctCTATGAGTactgctcctgcatcccccgGAGGCTGTGTCGGGATGGcatccagcactgccaggacTGGTCCGATGAGTACGTCTGCACACCATGACCTGACTGCATTGTCACCTTGGtgtcctcctgctctgcacccGCTTGGGAAGCTCCAACCAAGCAAATCCTCAATAGCAGTGCAATGACACTTAACAGAGATGAAATGTTATGGCAGCCCACACTGCAGGCTGGACACTGGCTGTGGGATACCCTCATGGACCTCCTGTCATGTAAGAGTGAGTCCTTTCTGTCTTGCAGTATTGACTCAATGGGTTGTGTGCCAGCTCTGGAGACTGTTTACCAGCTCTGCCAACACAGATGCTGTGTCTGGACAGCCCAGTGCAAGGAGCTCCTCCTGTACGGACATGCTGGTGCCTTTGCAGGCAGCCAGATGAAGGTACGTTGAGTAGCTGGGTGAGGAGAGCCTTTCTAGCCCTTGGGTTAGCACTTCCCTTCAACACATCTTCAACACTTCTGATCCTCACGGGCACGAGCAGCTTGTGCTTGTGTTCAAAGCACGTCTGCAGatggtttcagcagcagctctgaaggaTCTGCATTGGTGCTCCCAGGATGCTTCCTTGGGAACGCTGTGCTGAGGATGGCACtgtggggagctgctgcagagcccacCTCCTGTGCTCTTCTCAAACTGTGAAGGCCAATACGAGTGTCATGGCAAGGAAAACTGGAGAGGTTTCAGGATCTGTGGGCATAAATCACTGTGTTCTGGTGTAGCTGTGTCTGCAAGCCAAGGCAGGAACCAGCACGTGTGTAAAATGCACTTCTCGGGGCTGTGCTCTTTTGGAGCAGCAGCTTAGCAGGGTGAGAACAGCCTgggctgggatgggatgtgTTTGCACTGGAGCTggcaaagaaaggaagggaaaaagtcACAGCCTtggagcagagagcaggagaAAACCAAGTGctgctccctgggcaggggGGGATGACACCGGGATCTGTGCATGGTTTGTTTGGTTCCTGTGCCAGCaaagcaggatcaggcagccAAACTTTCAAGGATATAGATGTGGATGTGCCACTAAAACGTAAGGAAAGTCTTTCTCTGCTCCTTTGAAAACCTCATCTGTGTCTAAAACATCATCTCTGAGAAAACCCCACATTTCAGTGAGTGCATTTACTTTCCTAGGCCCCAAACAAACACCAAGGGAGCTTTTCCCCACCACCATCCCAGGTCATGgatctttaaaaataaccccCCATTCACTCATTTCCCCTCTGTCCTGTGATGTGCAGCCCTGCTGGTCCCCGTGACTGGTATCAATGGTGAATGTTCTGATTCGTCACTGGGATACAGCTGTAGAGAAGagaccttttaaaaatagctttacaGTGTTCTGACTCATACTTCACCTGGAATGAGATGGCAAATCTCTGCATTATGGAACTGGTACTATGGGAAATCCTTAAAGTCACATTTAATAACCCAAAGAGGAGCTCAAGGAGGGGGAATtcagaggcagagctgctggttcAACCACTCTGAGGAAGAAGAGCTGCTTTCTGATTCAGATTGAGCTCAGGCATGGGCTGTTTGCTGCTCCTTGGCTCTGAAGTGGGAGGATGTCCAATAAGCTCTCTACACTTGTAGGGGCAGGTGGGCTATGATGCTGCATGCTTCTATAGCATAGGGCCCAGTCAGTATGATTGGTAAAAAAACCCTATGCTTTATATCAAACAGACTGGGATAGCCATGACTTTCTGGATCCTCCAATGCTTGCTGTGGTTGGGAAGAGGATGCTGGGTAGTCTGATCCGTATGGCAACTGCTGTATTCTCCCAGTCCAATATTTGTTGACCATTGCCAAGTTCTAAGATGTTCCTGAGGGTGACAAGGAAAGGGTTGGGGCATGCAATGTGTGAGCATGGGGAGTCAAGCGCTCGTGCTTGCTATGTGGAGCTTCACCGCAATAGAGGCCAAGTCGTGGCTTACCTTGGCTGGATGGGGATGATGTGTGGGATCTGGGAATTCTTACTTTATTGTGAGACATGATAGAGAAGGCAAATGCCTGGCTTAAGGCAGGGAAGGTTATTGTGCCACCTCTTCTCTCCTTCAGCAGAAAGGTATGGAAACAGAGGCAGGCTTAGGGCACAGGGAGGATATCCTTGGCTGCAAAGAGGAAACCAAACACAGTCACCTCCCTTTCTGCTATCTTTCAGCTTTGTAATTGAGCTGAACCCAAAGAAATGGGGTCAGGAAAGTGATCTCTGCAGCTAAGATAACCAGTAAGGGTCTACTGGTGTCAGAGGAACTGGTGCCTGCAGGGTAGAGCCCCAGGgctgttctcaggctgacaTCCCTGTGCCACTTCACAGTGAGCACTCCTGCAGGGCCAGGGCTGTGATTAATGGCCTCAGGTTAGgagagaggaagcagggacTCATCCTGCTCTGCATTTATGCCTGTGAAGGGACTACCTGAGAGAGacatgggaagcagcagcagtccATGGGCAGCAAGATGCAGAAGCCAGCCTGGAAAcagccagggatgcagcagggagTTTGATAGATTGAGCCTATCTGTTACAGGGTGAGTCCCCTCCTGTAATTTTCTTACTGCCTTGCTCCTGGTCAGCAGGGGCTGCGTACCCTACAGAGAGCAATACACAGGGATCAGCAGGTTGAGGCCACAGTAAATGTGTCTAACTCTTCCTAGAACAAAATTTACAGTGGTGTGTTTAAAAGAGGAAGGCTGCTGAAAGCAAGAAACCTGAGGAAAGGAACAGTTGTACCAGGGCTGaggaacagaagaaacacagtgCTCTAGAGCACCTCTTCTGAAAAGGAAGGATGTTCTGTATTGTTTTACTATCAAGCCTGTGAACTGGGCAGAACGTTTATGTCAAATCACACTGTGCCTGTTTTCCAGCTCAAGGCATCTGCTCTCAGCTGCTTTACTTGATGTGATATGGAGTATATGACTGTGAGACGTGCATCTCTCCATGGTCTGATTAGCAGATCTCCACATAGTGGAGAGGCCACCAAAAGCAATGCATGGGGGCTGTGGAACCACAAGCCAGCTGCAGGAGGGGGGTTA comes from the Melopsittacus undulatus isolate bMelUnd1 chromosome 6, bMelUnd1.mat.Z, whole genome shotgun sequence genome and includes:
- the LDLRAD1 gene encoding low-density lipoprotein receptor class A domain-containing protein 1 — translated: MNKTHPQRNGDVTTWALTESLSEGKGCCRPCSARTGCTQRCVCISAGALLILAAIVALAVALGLRPWAPVTRFCAASNNRTGFLCDDRAACIPASQVCDRASNCRNGEDEQEMLCGDWPHSLPGYLVFRCSNSKYWIYADKRCNGMNDCGDCSDEMGSSAACPLCGSDWWSCSPVLYEYCSCIPRRLCRDGIQHCQDWSDEYVCTP